The Kordia sp. SMS9 DNA window GGCTTATGCCATGATTGATGGATCTATGTATAAATTTAGTGTAGATAAAGATCATATTTTAAAACCTGTGAGTCTATGGGAAGCTTATGTTTTAAAACGTCCAGAGTCTATGAAAGTAGATAATAACGGAAAGAAAAAATCTAAAAAGAAAGGCTTTTTAAAACGAGTAAAAAATATTGGGAAAGCAGGTTCAATGTCTAGTAGCCCAGAAAAGAAATATCTGCGAAATCTCGATATAAAAACCTTAGTGAACGATTATGAAAAGAGCATGAGAGCGAAGCAACAGTCTTACAAACTAAGTTCTAAAGACAAGCTAAATATTGCTGCTATTCAAAAATTTAGAAAAGAGGGAAAAGACTTCGTAAAACGTTATAACGATTCAATTTACAATTCGCCCAAGGAAGTTGAAAATAGACGTAAGTGGGCTAGAATTAATGCAGGAACTTCATTAAGCGTTACAAACAACAAAAAAACCACTGTATGGATTAGTTCCTCAATAGACAACTTTAGCAATACTAAAATCAATGCAGGAGGACAAGCTAATGCTGATTGTAGAAGCGATTTGTATTACTTTTTTAGCGATAAAAAAGGCGCAAAAGCGTATCAATTTTACAGTGCAAATAGTTCATGTGGCTCTTCGGCAACAATCAATTAATTATTTGTTATATCTCCAAACAAAAAACAACTAAAAAATGAATTTCAACCAAAAAGATAAAATTGAAATATTTGAAAATGCAATAAGTTGGGTTGTTGTACTTGCAATGTTAATTTATGGTTGTGCCAAATTATTTCAATTTGAAGGAGCTGCCGAAATTGACAAAACGGTATCTGAAATGACCGGATTTGAATTAATGTGGGCTTTTTACGGGTATTCCCAACCATTTGCTATTACATTGGGAGTTTTTGAAGTAGTTGGCGGAATTCTCATTCTTATAAAAAAAACACGCCTTCTTGGATGTTTGTTGATATCTAGTATATTAATCAATGTTATTTTTCAAGACATTTACTTCGGAGTTCATGTTGGTGCTTTGAAAGCTGCCATTCTTTATCAAGTACTCATCTTGATTATTTTGTGGCTGAATAGAGAAAAGTTAATCCGAAGTATAAAAACATTATTAGAAACACATAGAACTCAACAACCGAAAGCAAAATTTTTTGCAAAACTTATCATTGCTTTTGGAATTTTCGTCGGTTTGAGAATAGTAGAATATTATGTAACAATAAAATGATAAGCCTCAGAAGTGGTGTTGAAGTCTCAGAATTCACACATAATACGAACCGTAAGTTTAAATTAGAGGAATACTTTATAAAAAGTATGAAAAATTGTATGCTAAACACTAGTCATCATGACCGATAAAAGCATGCATATAATCAACACAGCTTTTAAGGATTTGTAACCTATACTTATTCAGAAAAAAATATACCACTTTCAGAAAGAATACTTCCAGAATGCCTTGTAACAGAGGCATTTTTGTTGCATCAAATTTTTAAAATAATTCACAATGAAAACAAAATTACTTTTACTAAAACTATTTTTAACTCTTTCAGTTACAGCACAACAGGTTTACTATACAATCCCTGGTGCTAATGGTAATAACGGTCAGGTTAGGGATATTATTACATCTGGTTCAACTCTATACGTAAGTGTTGGAGCGTATTCAAACACTGGGACATTTCCTCTTAGAAAAGCTATTTTATCGTTAAATACGACTCAGTCTTCTGTAAGTGCTCAAGAAGTATTTATA harbors:
- a CDS encoding MauE/DoxX family redox-associated membrane protein, encoding MNFNQKDKIEIFENAISWVVVLAMLIYGCAKLFQFEGAAEIDKTVSEMTGFELMWAFYGYSQPFAITLGVFEVVGGILILIKKTRLLGCLLISSILINVIFQDIYFGVHVGALKAAILYQVLILIILWLNREKLIRSIKTLLETHRTQQPKAKFFAKLIIAFGIFVGLRIVEYYVTIK